One Bdellovibrio bacteriovorus str. Tiberius DNA segment encodes these proteins:
- a CDS encoding tetratricopeptide repeat protein, producing MRKWILALCALTMLGCASRSAQEKQKAELHLRLGASYIESGNYPFALQELLKAQELDPKNPVIQNNLGQVYFYRDRFDLAEKHLRQALDFEPRYSDARNNLGRVLIEAGRYADAEKEIRTVINDLTYGNPEKAYINLGLVKFNQKEYGAARTAFGKVMDTQTDDCIANTYYGRTFFEEKDYGRAAEALDRAIGFCQKNLFDEPHYYSALSYYRLGEKSKSVARFEELIKYYPTGKYRDKAKGMLSLIRKGH from the coding sequence ATGCGTAAATGGATTCTCGCTCTGTGCGCCCTGACCATGCTGGGTTGTGCCAGCCGCTCGGCACAGGAAAAACAAAAAGCTGAACTTCACCTCCGTTTGGGTGCCTCTTACATTGAAAGCGGCAACTATCCCTTTGCTTTGCAGGAACTGTTGAAAGCGCAGGAGCTGGATCCAAAAAATCCCGTCATCCAAAACAATCTGGGTCAGGTGTATTTCTATCGCGATCGTTTTGATCTGGCAGAAAAACATCTTCGCCAGGCGCTGGATTTTGAGCCGCGCTACTCGGATGCCCGCAACAATCTGGGCCGCGTGCTGATTGAAGCCGGCCGTTACGCTGACGCCGAAAAAGAAATCCGCACTGTGATCAATGACCTGACTTACGGAAATCCGGAAAAGGCCTACATCAATCTGGGGCTGGTGAAGTTCAACCAAAAAGAGTACGGCGCCGCCCGCACCGCTTTTGGCAAAGTCATGGACACGCAAACGGACGACTGCATCGCCAACACTTACTATGGCCGTACGTTCTTTGAAGAAAAGGACTATGGTCGTGCTGCCGAAGCTCTGGATCGCGCCATCGGGTTCTGCCAGAAGAACCTTTTTGATGAGCCTCACTACTACAGTGCGCTTTCCTACTATCGTCTGGGCGAAAAATCGAAATCTGTCGCCCGCTTTGAAGAGTTGATAAAATATTATCCCACCGGTAAGTACCGCGACAAAGCCAAGGGAATGCTCAGTTTGATTCGAAAGGGACATTAA
- a CDS encoding helix-turn-helix domain-containing protein — translation MKKTGELLKKAREDKGLSLHEIGLSLKISSKVLKAIEEGDETQLPAKTFLRGFVQSYANFLHLNSDEVLEVFYEEMGSTKPKPYIRQTEEPKAASTPETESKPATESTTETAAPAAAAAPVPEATVTPIRKTPPPTSSNHGMQSLKENKNTKTYIILGLGIVLVGLILFTKKMIDKYSKEAEVPSAEVAQTMEGATPVVVDTSIDGGTLTEVEPNTTPGPLGNLTTTPTPAAPVTSTATTAASPTPAVSTPATVPTPSVSPTPTPKPTATPSPTPTATPSPTPVASPSPTPTPTPTPKPESGKPVELIVEALDSVEIEYSAPNGKPQKIRLSAEQVHTFKSKSGLKINFSNGGAVNLILNGKEIGIPGDLGKPIRLSY, via the coding sequence ATGAAAAAGACCGGAGAACTTCTAAAGAAAGCACGCGAGGATAAAGGCCTCTCCCTGCACGAAATTGGTCTTTCTTTGAAAATCAGCAGCAAGGTTCTTAAAGCCATCGAAGAGGGTGATGAAACCCAATTGCCGGCGAAAACCTTCCTGCGCGGCTTTGTACAGAGCTATGCTAACTTCCTTCACCTGAACTCTGATGAAGTTCTTGAAGTCTTCTATGAAGAGATGGGCTCCACAAAACCGAAGCCCTACATCCGCCAGACGGAAGAGCCCAAAGCAGCTTCCACCCCTGAGACAGAATCAAAACCGGCAACAGAAAGCACCACTGAAACAGCGGCTCCAGCAGCAGCGGCAGCACCAGTTCCGGAAGCCACCGTCACTCCGATTCGCAAGACTCCGCCACCCACCAGCTCCAATCATGGCATGCAGTCCCTGAAAGAAAACAAGAACACCAAAACCTACATCATTCTGGGTCTGGGTATTGTTCTGGTGGGATTGATTCTGTTCACAAAGAAAATGATCGACAAGTATTCCAAGGAAGCCGAAGTTCCAAGTGCGGAAGTGGCACAAACCATGGAAGGCGCAACTCCGGTTGTGGTCGACACTTCCATTGATGGCGGCACCTTGACTGAGGTGGAACCAAACACCACTCCGGGTCCTTTGGGCAACCTGACGACAACACCGACTCCCGCGGCACCAGTGACTTCCACGGCGACAACGGCAGCGTCTCCGACTCCGGCTGTATCCACTCCAGCGACTGTGCCGACTCCTTCGGTTTCACCAACACCAACGCCGAAACCGACGGCGACTCCAAGCCCGACTCCGACGGCAACTCCGTCGCCGACGCCAGTGGCTTCGCCATCACCAACCCCGACACCAACGCCGACTCCGAAACCAGAATCCGGCAAACCTGTCGAACTGATCGTAGAAGCTTTGGATTCAGTCGAGATCGAATACTCCGCTCCGAACGGCAAACCACAAAAGATCCGTCTTTCTGCTGAACAGGTTCACACCTTCAAAAGCAAAAGCGGTCTGAAGATTAATTTCTCCAACGGTGGCGCCGTGAATCTGATTCTGAACGGAAAAGAAATCGGCATTCCGGGTGACCTTGGTAAACCTATCCGTCTGAGCTACTAG
- a CDS encoding ArnT family glycosyltransferase, whose translation MKDLFRIWWISLLVKLVLSALIPLSADEAYYWVWAQRLQLSYFDHPPLVSWLFYLGHFLEPFMNAVRWPAVILGHGLLAVWFYILKDRIDFDKIKVWTYLVLFSPLLGFGSLIVTPDLPVMFFWSLALLLSLQAINNKFLSSYIWLGVALGLGFCSKYHIVLFIPCLLAYLTVEKRWKDVRWNGVLLTLVSGLIFCTPVLLWNYQNDFASFEFQIKHGLEKSSYDPEWTLSYILGQILIVFPLIFWAALRAKVPKDLRWLLYFGWGPLLFFLFTSFRALVEANWPIIAYPAVLALALFHPKVQKWTKVYVIFWGAIVAIVLATLFTPALRKLSDKVEEPYVFQELSSVAKEVSPLYASSYQMASSLWYFSKVPVFKLKGISRYDFFDTLPEAEPQGKVFYLVKRERNGLPKWISEQQWQMKEIRKISPDFVLLEFTRP comes from the coding sequence TTGAAAGATCTATTCCGCATCTGGTGGATCAGCCTTCTGGTAAAACTTGTTCTGTCAGCACTCATTCCCTTGAGTGCTGACGAAGCTTACTACTGGGTTTGGGCCCAGCGTCTGCAGCTAAGTTATTTTGATCATCCGCCATTAGTATCCTGGCTTTTCTATCTTGGTCACTTCCTTGAACCCTTCATGAACGCTGTCCGCTGGCCGGCAGTGATTCTGGGTCACGGTCTTTTGGCCGTGTGGTTCTATATCCTGAAAGACAGGATCGACTTTGATAAAATCAAGGTGTGGACGTATTTGGTGCTGTTTTCCCCGCTTCTGGGGTTTGGCTCTTTGATCGTGACACCGGATCTGCCGGTGATGTTCTTCTGGTCCCTGGCCCTCTTGTTATCCCTGCAGGCAATCAATAACAAATTTCTTTCCAGCTACATCTGGCTGGGTGTGGCTTTGGGCCTGGGGTTCTGTTCAAAATATCACATCGTTTTGTTCATTCCGTGTCTGCTGGCGTACCTGACCGTGGAAAAACGCTGGAAGGATGTGCGCTGGAACGGGGTTTTGCTGACTTTGGTTTCAGGATTGATCTTCTGCACACCGGTTCTTTTGTGGAATTATCAAAATGACTTTGCGTCGTTTGAATTCCAGATCAAACACGGCCTTGAAAAAAGCTCTTATGATCCGGAATGGACACTTTCCTACATTCTGGGGCAAATCCTGATCGTGTTCCCGCTGATCTTCTGGGCGGCCTTGCGAGCAAAAGTTCCCAAGGACCTGCGCTGGCTGCTCTATTTCGGCTGGGGCCCATTGCTGTTCTTCCTGTTCACTTCCTTCCGCGCTTTGGTGGAAGCCAACTGGCCGATCATCGCTTATCCGGCGGTACTGGCATTGGCGCTGTTCCACCCCAAGGTGCAAAAGTGGACAAAGGTGTATGTGATCTTCTGGGGTGCGATTGTTGCTATTGTGCTGGCCACTTTGTTCACGCCGGCCCTGCGCAAGCTCAGTGACAAAGTCGAAGAACCCTATGTCTTCCAGGAATTAAGCAGCGTGGCCAAAGAAGTGAGTCCACTTTATGCCAGCAGCTATCAAATGGCGTCCTCACTTTGGTATTTCAGCAAAGTTCCGGTGTTTAAGCTCAAAGGAATCAGCCGTTACGACTTCTTTGACACGCTTCCTGAAGCCGAGCCGCAGGGTAAAGTTTTTTATTTAGTAAAGCGCGAGAGAAATGGTTTACCAAAGTGGATTTCCGAACAACAATGGCAGATGAAAGAGATTCGAAAAATCTCTCCTGACTTTGTCCTGTTGGAATTCACAAGACCATGA
- a CDS encoding 2Fe-2S iron-sulfur cluster-binding protein, which translates to MGLFQLKSDHVKIISFLPENIDVSVSQKDHSVLDVALRAKVALNHTCGGNATCGTCRVFVVKGLEKLPERNELEQEMAEDRGFQPFERLACQIEPVDGLTVEVPLSGD; encoded by the coding sequence ATGGGGCTGTTTCAACTAAAGAGTGATCACGTGAAAATTATAAGCTTTTTGCCCGAAAATATTGATGTCTCAGTGAGTCAAAAGGATCATTCCGTTTTGGACGTGGCCTTGCGGGCGAAGGTGGCGCTGAACCACACCTGTGGCGGAAACGCGACCTGCGGAACCTGCCGGGTTTTTGTGGTGAAGGGACTGGAAAAACTGCCTGAGCGCAACGAGCTGGAACAGGAGATGGCCGAAGACCGGGGCTTTCAGCCTTTCGAGCGTCTGGCCTGCCAGATTGAGCCCGTGGATGGGCTCACCGTCGAAGTTCCGTTGTCAGGGGATTAA
- a CDS encoding 3'-5' exonuclease, with protein sequence MRFIAFDLETTGTVPGVDQIVEIGAVRFIDGQPEAIFATLIDPLRPIPPGASAVNGISDDMVKGKPLIDSILPAFAEFCGEDVLVAHNAPFDSQFLIADIKKHETTAPKGVILDSLPIARKVFPGLPNYKLGTLVQHLKIPTSNFHRAEEDATYLGHMFSQMMKRISIGGQAPQVGNLIALTGKPELRFPQIVRQPKQMDFFGGL encoded by the coding sequence ATGAGATTCATAGCTTTTGACTTAGAGACCACTGGTACAGTTCCTGGAGTAGATCAAATCGTAGAAATCGGTGCCGTTCGTTTTATCGACGGCCAGCCCGAGGCGATCTTTGCCACTTTGATTGACCCACTTCGCCCAATCCCACCGGGAGCTTCCGCGGTGAATGGCATCTCTGACGACATGGTTAAAGGCAAACCTTTGATCGATTCTATCCTGCCGGCTTTTGCTGAGTTCTGCGGTGAGGACGTTCTGGTCGCGCACAATGCGCCGTTTGACTCCCAGTTCCTGATTGCTGACATCAAGAAGCATGAAACCACCGCGCCGAAAGGTGTGATCCTGGACAGCCTGCCGATTGCTCGCAAAGTCTTCCCGGGTCTTCCGAACTACAAACTGGGAACTTTGGTTCAGCACTTGAAAATCCCTACTTCCAATTTCCACCGCGCTGAAGAAGATGCGACTTACCTGGGCCACATGTTCAGCCAGATGATGAAAAGAATCTCTATCGGCGGCCAGGCACCTCAGGTCGGCAATCTGATCGCCCTGACCGGCAAACCCGAACTGCGTTTCCCGCAGATCGTGCGCCAGCCAAAACAAATGGATTTCTTCGGAGGTCTGTAA
- a CDS encoding NAD+ synthase has product MRIAVAQINPVLADFQFNKEKILDFVNQAVQRKCDLVVFPECTLFGYHPFDLLEREKLVAKQESEFKDLIKKLPKNIGVIMGLITRNPAKKGRPYFNSAALIAKGEKPRFFHKQLLPTGDVFDEARFIESGDLSRNYFKWKGKKFFLTICEDIWAWPDAKGNSAYRENPLAKVKKQKIDMVINLSASPYFVGKMKQREYVTRKTAAYFNAPIMYVNLVGAQDEIIFDGGSFVLDKKGKKLLTCQQFSEDINVIDLDTMEIWNKNAKLEAIEELRRALVLGIRDFCEKTGIKKVHLGLSGGIDSAVVAALAVDALGPANVVGVGLPGPFNAPQSLTLAKDLASNMGVDFKTVEIGPMYESVLKALNKGLGLEGFSIVNENLQARLRGLTLMAWSNKENSMLLTTGNKSEYASGYSTLYGDMCGGLAPLGDLTKAQVYALARYYNRQGEVIPQEIIDRPPSAELRPNQKDQDSLPEYDDLDKAVTYLVEKSGPAKSATEKWLLPVLMRTEFKRWQAPPILKVSQHSFGRGRRYPVAHRAREI; this is encoded by the coding sequence ATGAGAATCGCCGTCGCCCAAATAAATCCAGTTCTTGCTGACTTTCAGTTTAACAAAGAAAAGATCCTCGATTTCGTCAACCAGGCCGTTCAAAGAAAATGTGATCTGGTTGTCTTCCCTGAATGCACCTTGTTTGGTTATCACCCGTTTGATCTTCTGGAGCGTGAAAAGCTCGTCGCCAAACAAGAATCCGAATTCAAAGACCTGATTAAAAAACTTCCTAAAAATATCGGCGTGATCATGGGCCTGATCACCAGGAACCCGGCAAAAAAGGGGCGTCCTTATTTCAACAGCGCCGCTTTGATCGCCAAAGGTGAAAAGCCGCGCTTCTTTCACAAACAACTTCTGCCGACCGGCGACGTTTTTGATGAAGCCCGTTTCATCGAATCCGGTGACCTTTCCAGGAACTATTTCAAATGGAAAGGGAAGAAGTTCTTCCTGACCATCTGTGAAGATATCTGGGCGTGGCCGGACGCCAAGGGGAATTCGGCTTACCGCGAAAACCCGCTGGCAAAAGTAAAAAAACAAAAGATCGACATGGTGATCAACCTCAGTGCTTCGCCTTACTTTGTCGGCAAGATGAAGCAGCGTGAATATGTCACCCGAAAAACGGCGGCGTATTTTAATGCCCCGATCATGTACGTGAATCTGGTGGGCGCGCAGGACGAAATCATCTTTGATGGTGGAAGCTTCGTGCTGGATAAAAAAGGCAAAAAACTTCTGACCTGCCAGCAGTTCAGTGAAGACATCAATGTGATTGATCTCGACACAATGGAAATCTGGAACAAGAACGCAAAACTGGAAGCTATCGAAGAACTTCGCCGGGCGCTGGTTTTGGGAATCCGTGATTTCTGTGAAAAGACCGGCATTAAAAAAGTTCATCTGGGTCTTAGCGGCGGGATTGATTCCGCAGTCGTGGCCGCCTTGGCGGTGGATGCTTTGGGCCCGGCGAATGTTGTGGGTGTGGGGCTTCCGGGGCCGTTCAATGCTCCACAAAGTCTGACGCTGGCGAAGGATCTGGCATCCAATATGGGTGTGGATTTCAAAACTGTAGAAATCGGTCCGATGTATGAATCCGTGCTGAAGGCTTTGAACAAGGGCCTGGGGCTTGAGGGTTTCAGCATCGTGAATGAAAATCTGCAGGCACGTTTACGGGGTCTGACTTTGATGGCCTGGTCCAACAAAGAAAACAGCATGCTGCTGACGACCGGGAACAAGAGTGAATATGCTTCAGGCTATTCCACTTTGTACGGGGACATGTGCGGTGGTTTGGCGCCACTGGGGGATCTGACCAAGGCGCAAGTTTATGCACTGGCCAGATACTACAATCGACAAGGTGAAGTGATCCCGCAAGAGATCATTGATCGTCCACCATCGGCAGAACTTCGTCCGAATCAGAAGGATCAGGATTCTTTGCCGGAGTACGATGATCTGGACAAGGCCGTGACTTATCTGGTGGAAAAATCAGGTCCGGCAAAATCAGCGACGGAAAAATGGTTGCTGCCGGTGTTGATGCGCACGGAATTCAAACGCTGGCAGGCGCCGCCGATTTTGAAAGTGTCGCAGCACTCATTCGGTCGGGGCAGAAGATATCCGGTGGCTCACCGGGCGCGTGAAATCTAG
- a CDS encoding DUF2203 domain-containing protein — protein MIEINRSKTFNLDEARRLLPVIYRMTEEACREVKQHLNRIDAYSDKSHPSVAVIETQINTVIDRWQVKIEKLGGEPKGLWMADFDNGDGYYCWKYPEVEINHWHGYQDGFSGRITIE, from the coding sequence GTGATTGAGATCAATCGCAGTAAAACATTTAATTTGGATGAAGCGCGCCGCTTGCTTCCCGTCATTTACCGTATGACTGAAGAGGCCTGCCGTGAGGTGAAACAACACCTGAACCGCATCGATGCCTATTCCGACAAAAGCCACCCTTCCGTGGCGGTTATTGAAACTCAGATCAACACTGTTATTGACCGTTGGCAGGTTAAAATCGAAAAGCTGGGCGGCGAGCCCAAGGGCTTGTGGATGGCTGATTTTGACAATGGTGATGGATACTATTGCTGGAAGTATCCAGAAGTTGAAATTAATCACTGGCACGGCTACCAAGATGGCTTTTCTGGGCGTATAACGATTGAATGA
- a CDS encoding tetratricopeptide repeat protein has translation MFLAFVSFLVIDQPHARAAEQTKDEFSLFEDELKPAATPAPAVVKPTAPTISKPTVTKPTVTAPKVETPKVATPAAPATPAVPEKTTVTVPKPEPVAAPVATVPADETPEQKIERLKKEIRASPKNARLIVDLSEELYKKEEHEKVTLLLWKHVDKIDRRGLLILARSHEKRKEPTEMIRSLNVLLGKDEKDYEAYNLMGNAHILQRKTKDAMEAYKKSIELNAKYEPAYDGLISLYEKRDTPNLYELRILLQDMVQNIGPRPQYLRKLCEINTRDGTYEPAVQSCKEAIQKDPKVADAYVYLGLSYKALGEDAIAVKTLKKAASDFPKSELAQYHYGALLEEQKNYIEAMKVFKSGTEADGQAGRSWLGLATTSFELRKYDLSLMAYKNACKFDKKNAVAFRRATTVLRNAKNNKWTDQFEQASDNCTF, from the coding sequence GTGTTCTTGGCTTTTGTCTCATTTCTGGTCATTGATCAGCCCCATGCCCGCGCGGCAGAGCAGACCAAAGACGAGTTCTCTCTCTTTGAAGACGAGCTGAAACCGGCAGCGACGCCGGCTCCTGCGGTCGTAAAACCCACCGCCCCCACCATCAGCAAACCAACTGTGACCAAACCCACGGTGACCGCACCCAAAGTAGAAACCCCGAAAGTCGCAACACCTGCGGCCCCGGCCACTCCGGCAGTTCCGGAAAAAACAACGGTCACCGTGCCGAAGCCTGAACCCGTGGCCGCCCCGGTGGCAACGGTCCCTGCAGACGAAACCCCCGAGCAAAAAATTGAGCGCCTGAAAAAAGAAATCCGCGCCAGCCCCAAAAATGCGCGTCTGATTGTGGATTTGTCAGAGGAACTTTACAAAAAAGAAGAACACGAAAAGGTCACTTTGCTTTTGTGGAAACACGTCGACAAGATCGACCGCCGCGGACTTCTGATCCTGGCAAGATCCCATGAAAAACGCAAAGAACCAACCGAGATGATCCGTTCCCTGAATGTGCTTCTGGGTAAGGATGAAAAAGACTATGAGGCTTACAATCTGATGGGGAATGCCCACATCCTTCAGCGCAAAACCAAAGACGCGATGGAAGCCTACAAAAAGTCCATCGAGTTGAATGCGAAATACGAACCGGCCTACGACGGTCTGATCTCGCTTTATGAAAAGCGCGACACGCCGAACCTGTATGAACTGCGCATTCTTTTGCAGGACATGGTGCAAAACATCGGTCCGCGCCCGCAGTACCTAAGAAAACTTTGCGAGATCAACACCCGCGACGGCACTTACGAACCCGCAGTGCAGTCCTGCAAGGAAGCCATTCAGAAAGACCCTAAAGTCGCCGACGCTTACGTTTACCTGGGACTTTCCTACAAGGCCCTGGGGGAAGACGCCATCGCGGTAAAGACGCTTAAAAAAGCCGCCAGCGACTTCCCCAAGTCCGAGCTTGCGCAATACCATTATGGCGCCCTGCTGGAAGAACAGAAAAACTATATCGAGGCGATGAAGGTGTTTAAATCGGGAACGGAAGCCGATGGCCAGGCGGGACGCTCGTGGCTGGGACTTGCCACCACGTCGTTTGAACTGCGCAAGTATGATCTTTCGCTGATGGCTTACAAAAACGCCTGCAAATTTGACAAAAAAAATGCCGTGGCCTTTAGAAGAGCCACGACAGTTTTAAGAAACGCGAAGAACAACAAATGGACCGACCAGTTTGAACAGGCGTCGGACAACTGTACGTTCTAG
- the rimO gene encoding 30S ribosomal protein S12 methylthiotransferase RimO, with protein sequence MKQETAQNKKVHFISLGCPKNLVDSEIMAGTLMKDGYDVVGEADQADTVIVNTCGFIEDSKKESIQRILDMSDLKQEGKIKKVVVAGCLTQRYKDDLVEGLPEADLFVGSGEFQNIAKILKNSDEGEKQKTFFNLPTYLQEEATPRVNSQPGHRAYLKISEGCMKRCAFCAIPLIRGNLQSRSIDAIVAEAKLLVAGGVKELIIISHDFTDYGFDIRRKDPTRKESPVELLKALDQVEGLQWIRLMYLYPDGITQEMVQVIKNSTKIVKYFDMPLQHVNDQVLKSMNRKMTRDEIETALMNIREHLPEAVIRTQFIVGFPGETQEQFEELLNFVAEQQFDRVGCFKYSPEENTPGGRMDNQIDEETKQYRHDALMEVQQNISREKHSDFVGKTLQVIVEGFSEETDLLLQGRFWGQAPDIDGVVLINDGQAQVGDMVKVHITDNMEYDLIGEIVVEN encoded by the coding sequence ATGAAACAAGAGACTGCTCAAAACAAAAAAGTTCACTTTATCTCTCTGGGTTGCCCGAAGAATCTTGTCGACAGCGAAATCATGGCCGGTACTTTGATGAAAGACGGCTATGATGTTGTGGGCGAGGCGGATCAGGCGGACACAGTTATCGTGAACACCTGTGGTTTCATCGAAGACTCCAAAAAAGAATCCATTCAGCGCATTCTGGACATGAGTGACCTGAAACAAGAAGGCAAAATCAAAAAGGTTGTTGTCGCGGGCTGCCTGACCCAGCGTTATAAAGACGACCTGGTGGAAGGTTTGCCGGAAGCAGACTTGTTCGTGGGCTCTGGTGAGTTCCAGAACATCGCCAAGATTTTGAAAAACTCTGATGAAGGTGAAAAACAGAAGACCTTCTTCAACCTGCCAACTTATCTGCAGGAAGAAGCGACTCCGCGTGTGAACTCCCAGCCGGGTCACCGTGCTTATTTGAAAATCTCTGAAGGCTGCATGAAGCGTTGTGCGTTCTGCGCGATCCCATTGATCCGTGGCAACCTGCAGTCCCGTTCCATCGACGCGATCGTGGCCGAAGCCAAGTTGCTGGTTGCGGGCGGCGTGAAAGAGCTGATCATCATCAGCCACGATTTCACTGATTATGGTTTTGATATCCGTCGTAAAGATCCAACTCGCAAAGAAAGCCCGGTTGAGCTGTTGAAGGCTCTGGATCAGGTTGAAGGCCTGCAGTGGATCCGTTTGATGTACCTGTATCCAGATGGCATCACGCAAGAGATGGTTCAGGTTATCAAAAACAGCACCAAGATCGTGAAGTACTTCGACATGCCTTTGCAGCACGTGAACGATCAGGTTCTGAAATCCATGAACCGTAAAATGACCCGTGATGAGATCGAAACGGCACTGATGAACATCCGTGAACATCTGCCGGAAGCGGTGATCCGCACACAGTTCATTGTGGGTTTCCCGGGTGAAACTCAGGAGCAGTTCGAAGAGCTTTTGAACTTCGTGGCCGAACAGCAGTTCGACCGCGTGGGTTGCTTCAAGTATTCTCCGGAAGAAAACACTCCGGGTGGTCGCATGGACAACCAGATCGACGAAGAAACAAAACAATACCGTCACGATGCTTTGATGGAAGTTCAGCAGAACATCTCTCGTGAAAAGCACAGCGACTTTGTCGGTAAAACTTTGCAAGTGATCGTGGAAGGCTTCTCAGAGGAAACAGATCTGCTGTTGCAGGGCCGTTTCTGGGGTCAGGCTCCGGATATCGACGGTGTGGTTCTGATCAATGATGGTCAGGCCCAGGTCGGTGACATGGTGAAAGTTCACATCACCGACAACATGGAATACGATCTGATTGGTGAGATCGTGGTGGAAAACTAG
- a CDS encoding LolA family protein has translation MLRSTLSLVLTFLFSLSAMAAITGNGALQKVAKKYRTTKLVEMNVEKTVKSELLGKETKYDGKIYLANGKFRWENTKPEETLLVFDGKTIWSVQVPPKEFGGPVQVAKGIVDKKTKSHILISSLLGEDLNKNFKILKEEKDGGLVNIEVQPLNDGLTVKSLKLTVKSKDNTLQTISYLDDIGNLTTMKFSDVKFLKKENKKLFKYQPPKDAQVTDL, from the coding sequence ATGCTTAGATCGACTTTATCCCTGGTCCTGACATTCCTGTTTTCTTTGAGTGCTATGGCGGCCATTACTGGCAACGGTGCTCTTCAGAAAGTCGCAAAAAAATACCGCACCACAAAGCTTGTGGAAATGAATGTGGAAAAGACTGTGAAGTCTGAACTGCTTGGCAAAGAAACCAAGTACGACGGCAAGATCTATCTGGCGAACGGAAAGTTCCGCTGGGAAAACACCAAGCCGGAAGAAACTCTGCTGGTGTTCGATGGTAAAACCATCTGGAGCGTGCAGGTTCCGCCAAAAGAATTCGGCGGACCGGTGCAGGTGGCAAAGGGCATCGTCGACAAAAAGACGAAGTCCCACATCCTGATTTCTTCTTTGCTGGGTGAGGATCTGAACAAAAACTTCAAGATCCTGAAAGAGGAAAAAGACGGGGGGCTGGTCAACATCGAAGTGCAGCCGCTGAATGATGGCCTGACCGTGAAATCCCTGAAGCTGACGGTGAAGTCCAAGGACAACACGCTGCAGACGATTTCCTACCTGGACGATATCGGAAACCTGACCACCATGAAGTTTTCCGATGTGAAGTTCCTGAAAAAAGAAAATAAGAAACTGTTCAAATATCAACCGCCAAAAGATGCACAGGTAACTGACCTATGA
- a CDS encoding ComF family protein, whose protein sequence is MRALYSWNPGESDLLSALVLSLKGRYNRQGWEHFAQMMVQRHVPDLAAGRRLHFVPAPSKSDAEDHASLFARALAAHTGGVYFPCLRKASAGKQRRSDRGERALIAMELVEKNTEVSKNSTDILWIFVDDILTTGSTARAARLALGSPPHFEIWVLAERGLSCGASTDMLQNPHA, encoded by the coding sequence TTGAGGGCTCTATATTCCTGGAATCCCGGGGAAAGTGATCTGTTGTCGGCCCTGGTGCTGAGTTTAAAGGGCCGGTACAACAGGCAGGGGTGGGAGCATTTTGCACAGATGATGGTGCAGCGGCATGTGCCTGACCTTGCTGCCGGGCGAAGACTGCACTTTGTTCCCGCGCCGTCGAAGTCCGATGCCGAAGATCATGCTTCATTGTTTGCCCGGGCGCTGGCAGCTCACACGGGGGGCGTTTACTTTCCCTGTTTGCGCAAAGCCTCTGCGGGGAAGCAGCGCCGGTCCGACCGGGGAGAGCGCGCCCTGATCGCGATGGAGCTGGTTGAAAAAAATACAGAGGTGTCTAAAAACTCGACAGACATCCTGTGGATCTTTGTCGACGACATCCTTACCACTGGCTCTACAGCGCGCGCCGCACGACTGGCGCTCGGGAGTCCCCCTCACTTTGAAATTTGGGTCTTGGCTGAGAGGGGCCTCTCTTGCGGAGCGTCCACGGATATGCTACAAAACCCGCATGCTTAG